A single window of Kitasatospora sp. HUAS MG31 DNA harbors:
- a CDS encoding SGNH/GDSL hydrolase family protein — protein MPGAQASRARVARRIATAAAYGGGGLGLLGVGLAGVLLTESRLAIRAIGILDGDPPRADGVYGAAFADPAQAADPLVLAFLGDSTAAGLGVARGGETPGALLSAGLASVAERRVRLVNVAKSGSRSADLALQVAQALQHRPRVAVIMVGANDVTRHSPAATCVRALGDAVRTLRLAGCDVVVGTCPDLGTIKPVRPPLRWVARRLSRQLAAAQTIAVVEAGGRTVSLGSLLGPEFAARPEMFASDRYHPSAQGYATAAMALLPSLCAALDLWPEETGGAAVEPEAVLPVAVAAAAAAGRSGTEVAAAGPDTGVWRWALIKHRLRLGLPGAEQLRTASANSHPGTGDVRAT, from the coding sequence ATGCCAGGGGCACAGGCGTCGAGGGCCCGGGTGGCCCGCCGGATCGCCACCGCGGCCGCGTACGGCGGTGGCGGTCTCGGGCTGCTCGGGGTCGGACTGGCCGGGGTGCTGCTGACCGAGAGCCGGCTGGCGATCCGGGCGATCGGGATCCTGGACGGCGATCCGCCCCGCGCGGACGGCGTGTACGGCGCCGCGTTCGCCGACCCCGCCCAGGCCGCGGACCCGCTGGTGCTCGCCTTCCTGGGCGACTCGACGGCGGCCGGGCTCGGGGTGGCGCGCGGCGGGGAGACCCCCGGCGCGCTGCTGTCGGCCGGGCTGGCCTCGGTGGCCGAGCGCCGGGTGCGGCTGGTGAACGTCGCCAAGTCCGGCTCCCGCTCGGCCGACCTCGCCCTCCAGGTGGCGCAGGCCCTGCAGCACCGCCCCCGGGTCGCCGTGATCATGGTCGGTGCCAACGACGTGACCCGGCACAGCCCGGCGGCGACCTGCGTCCGCGCGCTCGGCGACGCCGTCCGCACCCTCCGGCTGGCCGGCTGCGACGTGGTGGTGGGCACCTGCCCCGATCTCGGCACCATCAAGCCGGTGCGTCCGCCGCTGCGGTGGGTGGCCCGGCGGCTGAGCCGGCAGCTGGCCGCGGCGCAGACCATCGCGGTGGTGGAGGCGGGCGGCCGGACGGTCTCGCTGGGGTCGCTGCTCGGCCCGGAGTTCGCGGCCCGCCCGGAGATGTTCGCCTCGGACCGCTACCACCCCTCGGCCCAGGGGTACGCGACGGCGGCGATGGCGCTGCTGCCCTCGCTCTGCGCGGCCCTCGACCTGTGGCCCGAGGAGACCGGCGGGGCCGCGGTGGAGCCGGAGGCCGTCCTGCCGGTGGCGGTCGCGGCGGCGGCGGCCGCGGGACGGTCCGGCACCGAGGTGGCGGCGGCCGGTCCGGACACCGGGGTGTGGCGCTGGGCCCTGATCAAGCACCGCCTGCGGCTGGGCCTGCCAGGGGCGGAGCAGCTGCGGACGGCGTCGGCCAACTCACACCCCGGGACGGGTGACGTTCGAGCTACTTAA
- a CDS encoding acetyl-CoA C-acetyltransferase yields MPEAVIVSAARSPIGRAGKGSLKDVRPDDLTAQIIAAALAKVPQLDPRQIDDLMLGCGLPGGEQGHNLARIVAVQMGMDYLPGATVTRYCSSSLQTTRMALHAIKAGEGDVFISAGVETVSRFVNGSSDGMPGTMNPLFDEAQARTATRAAEGGGEWHDPREDGLVPDAYITMGQTAENLAALKGVTRADQDEFGVRSQNLAEAAIKAGFWQREITPVTTPDGTVVSADDGPRAGVTLEAVQGLKPVFRPDGTVTAGNCCPLNDGAAALVIMSDTKARELGITPLARVVSTGVSGLSPEIMGLGPVEASKQALKRAGLSISDIDLVEINEAFAAQVIPSYRDLGIDLDRLNVNGGAIAIGHPFGMTGARLTTTLINSLQWHDKQFGLETMCVGGGQGMAMVIERLS; encoded by the coding sequence ATGCCCGAAGCCGTCATCGTCAGCGCCGCCCGTTCGCCGATCGGCCGGGCGGGCAAGGGCTCGCTGAAGGACGTCCGCCCGGACGACCTCACCGCGCAGATCATCGCCGCCGCCCTCGCCAAGGTGCCGCAGCTGGACCCGCGCCAGATCGACGACCTGATGCTCGGCTGCGGCCTGCCCGGCGGCGAGCAGGGCCACAACCTGGCCCGCATCGTGGCGGTGCAGATGGGCATGGACTACCTGCCCGGCGCCACCGTCACCCGCTACTGCTCCTCCTCGCTGCAGACCACCCGCATGGCGCTGCACGCGATCAAGGCCGGCGAGGGCGACGTCTTCATCTCGGCCGGCGTGGAGACCGTCTCCCGCTTCGTCAACGGCTCCTCGGACGGCATGCCGGGCACCATGAACCCGCTGTTCGACGAGGCCCAGGCCCGGACCGCCACCCGCGCCGCGGAGGGCGGCGGCGAGTGGCACGACCCGCGCGAGGACGGCCTGGTGCCGGACGCGTACATCACGATGGGCCAGACCGCCGAGAACCTGGCCGCGCTCAAGGGCGTCACCCGGGCCGACCAGGACGAGTTCGGCGTCCGCTCGCAGAACCTCGCCGAGGCCGCCATCAAGGCCGGCTTCTGGCAGCGCGAGATCACCCCGGTCACCACCCCGGACGGCACCGTGGTCTCCGCCGACGACGGCCCGCGCGCCGGGGTGACCCTGGAGGCCGTCCAGGGCCTCAAGCCGGTGTTCCGCCCGGACGGCACCGTGACCGCCGGCAACTGCTGCCCGCTGAACGACGGCGCCGCCGCCCTGGTGATCATGTCCGACACCAAGGCCCGCGAGCTGGGCATCACCCCGCTCGCCCGGGTCGTCTCCACCGGCGTCAGCGGCCTCTCCCCCGAGATCATGGGCCTGGGCCCGGTCGAGGCCTCCAAGCAGGCGCTGAAGCGGGCCGGCCTGTCCATCTCCGACATCGACCTGGTCGAGATCAACGAGGCCTTCGCCGCCCAGGTGATCCCGTCCTACCGGGACCTCGGCATCGACCTCGACCGCCTGAACGTCAACGGTGGCGCCATCGCGATCGGCCACCCCTTCGGCATGACCGGCGCCCGCCTCACCACCACCCTGATCAACTCCCTGCAGTGGCACGACAAGCAGTTCGGTCTGGAGACCATGTGCGTCGGCGGCGGCCAGGGCATGGCGATGGTCATCGAGCGCCTGAGCTGA
- a CDS encoding cystathionine beta-synthase has protein sequence MRYSNSIIDLVGNTPLVKLNKVTEGITATVLAKVEYFNPGGSVKDRIAMRMIEAAEASGALKPGGTIVEPTSGNTGVGLAIVAQQKGYKCIFVCPDKVSTDKINTLRAYGAEVVVCPTAVAPEHPDSYYNVSDRLVRETPNAWKPDQYSNPDNPASHYHSTGPELWEQTEGRITHFVAGVGTGGTISGTGNYLKEVSGGKVQVVGADPEGSVYSGGTGRPYLVEGVGEDFWPTAYDRDVADRIVAVSDKDSFQMTRRLAKEEGLLVGGSCGMAVVAALEVARELGPDDVVVVLLPDGGRGYLSKIFNDDWMADYGFLPTATDEAHIGEVLARKDAIEHEGIPQFVHMHPNETVAEAVRVLRDFGVSQMPVVSPGAGHPDIMAGEVIGSVVERELLDGLFSQKIQLTDTLDKVMSKPLPVVGSGESVTNLMAVLEKADAVVVLVEGKPQGIVTRQDLLAFLTARAGH, from the coding sequence GTGCGGTACAGCAATTCGATCATCGATCTGGTCGGCAACACGCCCCTGGTGAAGCTCAACAAGGTCACCGAGGGGATCACCGCCACCGTGCTGGCGAAGGTCGAGTACTTCAACCCGGGTGGCTCCGTGAAGGACCGGATCGCGATGCGCATGATCGAGGCCGCCGAGGCCTCGGGCGCGCTGAAGCCGGGTGGCACCATCGTCGAGCCGACCTCCGGCAACACCGGTGTGGGCCTGGCGATCGTCGCGCAGCAGAAGGGCTACAAGTGCATCTTCGTCTGCCCGGACAAGGTCTCCACTGACAAGATCAACACCCTGCGGGCGTACGGCGCCGAGGTCGTGGTCTGCCCGACCGCGGTCGCGCCGGAGCACCCGGACTCCTACTACAACGTCTCCGACCGCCTGGTCCGCGAGACCCCGAACGCCTGGAAGCCGGACCAGTACTCCAACCCGGACAACCCGGCCTCGCACTACCACTCCACCGGTCCCGAGCTGTGGGAGCAGACCGAGGGCCGGATCACCCACTTCGTGGCGGGCGTCGGCACCGGCGGCACCATCTCCGGCACCGGCAACTACCTGAAGGAGGTCTCCGGCGGCAAGGTCCAGGTGGTCGGCGCCGACCCGGAGGGCTCGGTGTACTCCGGCGGCACCGGCCGCCCGTACCTGGTCGAGGGCGTCGGCGAGGACTTCTGGCCCACCGCGTACGACCGCGACGTGGCCGACCGGATCGTGGCCGTGTCCGACAAGGACTCCTTCCAGATGACCCGCCGCCTGGCCAAGGAGGAGGGCCTGCTGGTCGGCGGCTCCTGCGGCATGGCCGTGGTGGCCGCGCTGGAGGTGGCCCGCGAGCTCGGTCCGGACGACGTGGTCGTGGTGCTGCTGCCGGACGGCGGCCGCGGCTACCTGTCCAAGATCTTCAACGACGACTGGATGGCCGACTACGGCTTCCTGCCCACCGCCACCGACGAGGCGCACATCGGCGAGGTGCTGGCCCGCAAGGACGCCATCGAGCACGAGGGCATCCCGCAGTTCGTCCACATGCACCCGAACGAGACGGTCGCGGAGGCGGTCCGGGTGCTGCGCGACTTCGGCGTCTCGCAGATGCCGGTGGTCTCCCCGGGCGCCGGCCACCCGGACATCATGGCCGGCGAGGTGATCGGCTCGGTGGTCGAGCGGGAGCTGCTGGACGGCCTGTTCTCGCAGAAGATCCAGCTGACCGACACCCTGGACAAGGTGATGTCCAAGCCGCTGCCGGTGGTCGGCTCCGGCGAGTCGGTGACCAACCTGATGGCGGTGCTGGAGAAGGCGGACGCCGTGGTGGTGCTGGTCGAGGGCAAGCCGCAGGGCATCGTCACCCGGCAGGACCTGCTGGCGTTCCTGACCGCCCGCGCCGGTCACTGA
- a CDS encoding L,D-transpeptidase, which produces MAASEKRERSGGRGWSRRGVLAGVVGVPVLLIAACGGHPGATSAAPGGQGAAAEAAVSAPASPKASVAKIAVSPADGATAVPFSDPVKVTVADGTLSSVRLTDTAGREIPGQPTADGTGWASTGKLASGTKYKLAVSATDANGLTADSNTSFATATPANTFVGYFSPEDGSTVGVGMPVSINFNKPVTDRKAVEQAITVTSSSGVEVVGHWYSGTRLDFRPAEYWPSGSQVTLKLRLKDVQGAKGVYGTQSKDVTFNVGRSQTSVADLAKNTLTVTTDGRVTATYPIIGGAPDHRTWGGKLVISEQYQETRMNSNTVGLGSEYDIPDVPHAQRLTNSGTFIHGNYWSPASQFGSANTSHGCISLQDVKGGADGNTNAAAFFKSSMVGDVVEVVNSGDRPVDPANGLSDWNLGWADWKAGSAL; this is translated from the coding sequence GTGGCGGCATCGGAGAAGCGGGAGCGTTCGGGCGGACGCGGGTGGAGCCGGCGCGGCGTGCTCGCGGGCGTGGTCGGCGTACCCGTCCTGCTGATCGCGGCCTGCGGCGGCCACCCTGGCGCCACCTCCGCCGCCCCCGGCGGCCAGGGGGCCGCGGCCGAGGCGGCGGTCTCCGCGCCGGCCAGCCCCAAGGCCTCGGTCGCCAAGATCGCCGTCTCCCCGGCCGACGGCGCCACCGCCGTCCCGTTCTCCGACCCGGTCAAGGTCACCGTCGCCGACGGCACGCTGAGCTCGGTCCGGCTCACCGACACCGCGGGCCGGGAGATACCCGGGCAGCCCACCGCCGACGGCACCGGCTGGGCCTCCACCGGGAAGCTCGCCAGCGGCACCAAGTACAAGCTCGCCGTCTCGGCCACCGACGCCAACGGGCTGACCGCGGACTCCAACACCTCGTTCGCCACCGCCACCCCGGCCAACACCTTCGTCGGCTACTTCAGCCCCGAGGACGGCTCCACGGTCGGCGTGGGCATGCCGGTGTCGATCAACTTCAACAAGCCGGTCACCGACCGCAAGGCCGTCGAGCAGGCGATCACCGTCACCTCCTCCTCCGGCGTGGAGGTGGTCGGCCACTGGTACTCCGGCACCCGGCTCGACTTCCGCCCCGCGGAGTACTGGCCCAGCGGCAGCCAGGTCACCCTCAAGCTCCGGCTGAAGGACGTGCAGGGCGCCAAGGGCGTCTACGGCACCCAGTCCAAGGACGTGACCTTCAACGTCGGCCGCAGCCAGACCAGCGTCGCCGACCTCGCGAAGAACACCCTCACCGTCACCACCGACGGCCGGGTCACCGCCACCTACCCGATCATCGGCGGCGCCCCCGACCACCGGACCTGGGGCGGCAAGCTGGTCATCTCCGAGCAGTACCAGGAGACCCGGATGAACTCCAACACCGTGGGCCTCGGCAGCGAGTACGACATCCCGGACGTCCCGCACGCCCAGCGGCTGACCAACTCCGGCACCTTCATCCACGGCAACTACTGGTCGCCCGCCTCCCAGTTCGGCAGCGCCAACACCAGTCACGGCTGCATCTCGCTCCAGGACGTCAAGGGCGGTGCCGACGGGAACACCAACGCCGCCGCGTTCTTCAAGAGCTCGATGGTCGGCGACGTGGTCGAGGTGGTGAACTCCGGCGACCGGCCGGTCGACCCGGCCAACGGCCTGAGCGACTGGAACCTCGGCTGGGCCGACTGGAAGGCCGGCAGCGCCCTCTGA
- the msrA gene encoding peptide-methionine (S)-S-oxide reductase MsrA: MSFFLRPTPRLVTAEQALPGRSEPAFVLTEPHTVLGTPLTGPYPAGLEVADFGLGCFWGAERTFWRLPGVWTTLVGYQGGHTPHPTYDEVCSGLTGHTEAVRVVFDPAVVSYETLLKTFWEAHDPTQGFRQGNDVGTQYRSAVYTHSPAQQATAEASRDAFQPALTALGLGPITTEILPAGPFHPAEPYHQQYLSEAKNPGGYCGLGGTGASCPIGVAKTGTHD; this comes from the coding sequence TTGTCGTTCTTCCTCCGCCCCACGCCCCGGCTCGTCACCGCCGAGCAGGCCCTGCCCGGCCGGTCCGAGCCTGCCTTCGTGCTCACCGAACCGCACACCGTCCTCGGCACCCCGCTGACCGGGCCGTACCCGGCAGGGCTGGAGGTCGCGGACTTCGGGCTCGGCTGCTTCTGGGGCGCCGAGCGGACGTTCTGGCGGCTGCCCGGCGTGTGGACCACCCTGGTCGGCTACCAGGGCGGCCACACCCCGCACCCGACCTACGACGAGGTCTGCTCCGGACTGACCGGCCACACCGAGGCCGTCCGGGTCGTCTTCGACCCGGCGGTCGTCTCCTACGAGACGCTGCTGAAGACCTTCTGGGAGGCCCACGACCCCACCCAGGGCTTCCGCCAGGGCAACGACGTCGGCACCCAGTACCGCTCCGCCGTCTACACCCACTCCCCCGCCCAGCAGGCCACCGCCGAGGCCTCCCGCGACGCCTTCCAGCCCGCCCTCACCGCCCTCGGCCTCGGCCCCATCACCACCGAGATCCTCCCCGCCGGCCCCTTCCACCCGGCCGAGCCCTACCACCAGCAGTACCTCTCCGAGGCCAAGAACCCGGGCGGCTACTGCGGCCTCGGCGGCACCGGCGCCAGCTGCCCGATCGGCGTGGCCAAGACCGGGACGCATGACTGA
- a CDS encoding DUF1203 domain-containing protein, with translation MNALDIRAIPAEVLDTLRTRDDAGRPPVLLTDEEGGSPLRCCLGRARPGERIALLTYAPLRRWAAETGADPGPYDEQGPVFVHADPCAGPTEPGWPGAMHAGQRVLRAYDARGHILDGTLVTPDTAESTARDLLADPGTAFLHIRALSAGCFLHAIHRG, from the coding sequence ATGAACGCACTCGACATCCGGGCCATCCCCGCCGAGGTCCTCGACACGCTCCGCACCCGCGACGACGCCGGCCGTCCGCCCGTCCTCCTCACCGACGAGGAGGGCGGCTCACCCCTGCGCTGCTGCCTCGGCCGCGCCCGACCCGGCGAGCGGATCGCCCTCCTCACCTACGCCCCGCTCCGCCGCTGGGCCGCCGAGACCGGCGCCGACCCCGGCCCGTACGACGAGCAGGGCCCCGTCTTCGTCCACGCCGACCCCTGCGCCGGCCCCACCGAGCCCGGCTGGCCGGGCGCCATGCACGCCGGCCAGCGCGTGCTCCGCGCGTACGACGCCCGCGGGCACATCCTCGACGGCACCCTCGTCACCCCCGACACCGCCGAGTCCACCGCCCGCGACCTCCTGGCCGACCCGGGCACCGCCTTCCTCCACATCCGCGCCCTCAGCGCCGGCTGCTTCCTGCACGCCATCCACCGCGGGTGA
- a CDS encoding barstar family protein — protein MTGTEPSALGPGLVDVTLNGRIRDRPPAAFEAVWERWAEGRPAAPNQWAALPEDLRSEWLWLTEKTTGPDRQGGVFHLDGRHVTGAYGLHCALGEAVNGPGGYYGRCWHSLADCLDGGFGLVPPFTLVWHDFDVAGRSFADDLLEGKPYAEAVVERLRHWGITADLR, from the coding sequence GTGACGGGGACGGAGCCGTCCGCGCTGGGCCCGGGCCTGGTCGACGTGACGCTGAACGGGAGGATCCGCGACCGTCCGCCCGCCGCGTTCGAGGCCGTGTGGGAGCGCTGGGCGGAGGGACGCCCCGCCGCCCCCAACCAGTGGGCGGCGCTCCCGGAGGACCTCAGGAGCGAGTGGCTCTGGCTCACCGAGAAGACCACCGGTCCGGACCGGCAGGGCGGGGTCTTCCACCTCGACGGCCGCCACGTGACCGGCGCGTACGGCCTGCACTGCGCGCTGGGAGAGGCCGTCAACGGCCCCGGCGGGTACTACGGCCGGTGCTGGCACTCGCTCGCCGACTGCCTGGACGGCGGCTTCGGCCTCGTCCCGCCCTTCACTCTGGTCTGGCACGACTTCGACGTGGCCGGCCGGTCCTTCGCCGACGACCTGCTGGAGGGAAAGCCCTACGCCGAGGCGGTCGTCGAACGCCTGAGGCACTGGGGCATCACCGCCGACCTGCGCTGA